The following proteins are encoded in a genomic region of Thermoflexus hugenholtzii JAD2:
- a CDS encoding FAD binding domain-containing protein: MYPASFEYYRASTLQEALNLLKQHPEAKLLAGGHSLIPLMKLRLASPPALVDIRRVAELKGIRRTDGTVVIGALTTHREVEFSEELKQWCPLLPEVAAHIGDPPVRNMGTIGGSLAHADPAADYPAAMLALGATIKAVGPNGERTIAADDFFVGMLTTALQPGEILTEVHVPVLGKGTGWAYEKFPHPASRYAVVGVAAVVRVENGVCREARIGVTGAAPKAFRATNVEQALAGKRLDEGTVRAATENMVSPEGLLSDPFASAAYRAHLCAVLTRRALLRAAERAAG, encoded by the coding sequence ATGTATCCGGCATCCTTTGAATACTACCGGGCGAGCACCCTGCAGGAGGCCCTGAACCTCCTGAAGCAGCATCCGGAGGCGAAGCTCCTGGCGGGCGGGCACTCTCTGATCCCCCTGATGAAGCTGCGCCTGGCCAGCCCGCCCGCGCTGGTGGACATCCGCCGGGTGGCAGAGCTAAAGGGGATCCGCCGGACCGATGGGACGGTGGTCATCGGGGCGCTGACCACCCACCGGGAGGTGGAGTTCTCCGAGGAGCTGAAGCAGTGGTGCCCGTTGCTGCCGGAGGTGGCCGCCCACATCGGGGATCCGCCGGTGCGCAACATGGGCACCATCGGCGGGAGCCTGGCCCACGCCGACCCGGCCGCGGATTACCCGGCGGCCATGCTGGCCCTGGGGGCGACGATCAAAGCCGTGGGCCCGAACGGGGAGCGAACGATCGCGGCCGATGATTTCTTCGTGGGGATGCTGACCACGGCCCTCCAGCCCGGCGAGATCCTCACCGAGGTCCACGTGCCGGTTCTGGGCAAAGGCACCGGTTGGGCTTACGAAAAGTTCCCTCACCCGGCCTCCCGATACGCGGTGGTCGGGGTCGCCGCAGTGGTCCGGGTGGAAAACGGGGTCTGCCGGGAGGCCCGGATCGGCGTCACCGGCGCCGCCCCCAAGGCCTTCCGGGCCACGAACGTGGAGCAGGCCCTGGCCGGCAAACGGCTGGATGAGGGGACGGTGCGGGCGGCCACGGAGAACATGGTGAGCCCGGAGGGCTTGCTGAGCGATCCCTTCGCCTCGGCCGCCTACCGCGCCCACCTCTGCGCCGTGCTGACCCGCCGCGCCCTGCTCCGGGCGGCGGAACGGGC
- a CDS encoding xanthine dehydrogenase family protein molybdopterin-binding subunit — protein MATRYFGVAMKRREDPRFITGRGTYVDDLTLPGLVYAAMVRSPHAHARIRAIHKEKALQHPGVIAVFTGKDMVDSGVKSLPCGWLLPGMKLPPHYPMAVDKVRHVGEIVAVVIAEDRYTAEDAVRLVEVEYEVLPAVADGAKALQPGAPAVHDEAPDNICFRWSIGDKEKTEEAFRRAHKTVKLELVNQRLIPNAIEPRAAMAQYNPATDEYTLWVTSQNPHVHRLLMAAFVLGIPEHKLRVISPDVGGGFGSKIFVYPEETIVTWAAKQVGRPVKWTARRMESFVSDAHGRDHITEAELAVDEKGKVLGLRVKTIANLGAYLSTFAPAIPTYLYGTLLSGQYEIPAIYCEVTGVFTHTTPVDAYRGAGRPEATYVIERLMDVAARELGEDPAEFRRKNFIPPDKFPYQTPVALQYDSGNYEGALNKALEIVNYKALRRQQEELRQQGRYIGIGFSCYIEACGIAPSQVVGSLGAQAGLWESALVRVHPTGKVTVYTGSHTHGQGHETAFAQIVADELGIPIEDVEIVHGDTGSVPFGMGTYGSRSAPVGGSAIVLSLQKIKEKARKIAAHLLEAAEEDVVFEDGKFYVKGVPDRFKTFQEVALQAYLAHNYPPGLEPGLEASSFYDPKNFTFPFGTHICVVEVDPETGKVKILRYVAVDDAGRIINPLIAEGQVHGGIAQGVGQALLEGAVYDENAQLLSASMLDYALPRADDLPSFEIDHTVTPCPHNPLGVKGIGETGTIAATAAVVNAVMDALAPFGIRHIDMPLTPEKIWRAIREARPA, from the coding sequence ATGGCGACGCGCTATTTCGGTGTGGCGATGAAACGGCGAGAGGACCCGCGCTTCATCACCGGGCGCGGCACCTATGTGGACGATCTCACCCTGCCCGGCCTGGTCTATGCGGCGATGGTGCGCAGCCCCCACGCCCACGCCCGGATCCGGGCCATCCACAAGGAAAAGGCCTTACAGCATCCCGGGGTGATCGCCGTGTTCACCGGCAAGGACATGGTGGACAGTGGGGTGAAGTCCCTCCCCTGCGGCTGGCTGCTCCCCGGGATGAAGCTGCCGCCTCACTACCCCATGGCCGTGGACAAAGTCCGCCACGTGGGGGAGATCGTGGCGGTGGTGATCGCCGAGGACCGCTATACGGCGGAGGATGCGGTGCGGCTGGTGGAGGTGGAGTATGAGGTCCTGCCGGCGGTGGCCGACGGCGCCAAGGCCCTCCAGCCCGGCGCCCCCGCCGTCCATGACGAGGCCCCCGACAACATCTGCTTCCGCTGGTCCATCGGCGACAAAGAGAAGACCGAAGAGGCCTTCCGCCGGGCCCATAAGACCGTGAAGCTGGAGCTGGTGAACCAGCGCCTGATCCCCAACGCCATCGAGCCCCGGGCGGCCATGGCCCAGTATAACCCGGCCACTGACGAATACACCCTCTGGGTCACCAGCCAGAACCCCCACGTCCACCGGCTGCTTATGGCCGCCTTCGTCCTGGGCATCCCCGAGCACAAGCTCCGGGTGATCTCCCCGGATGTCGGCGGCGGCTTCGGCAGCAAGATCTTCGTTTACCCGGAGGAGACCATCGTCACCTGGGCGGCCAAGCAAGTGGGCCGGCCGGTGAAGTGGACGGCGCGGCGGATGGAGAGCTTCGTGAGCGACGCCCACGGCCGCGATCACATCACCGAAGCCGAGCTGGCGGTGGATGAGAAGGGGAAGGTCCTGGGGCTGCGGGTGAAGACCATCGCCAACCTGGGGGCGTATCTCTCCACCTTCGCTCCGGCCATCCCCACCTACCTCTACGGCACCCTGCTCTCCGGCCAGTATGAGATCCCCGCCATCTACTGCGAGGTGACAGGGGTCTTCACCCACACCACTCCCGTGGACGCCTACCGGGGGGCCGGGCGGCCCGAGGCCACCTACGTGATAGAGCGGCTGATGGACGTGGCGGCCCGAGAGCTGGGGGAGGACCCCGCGGAGTTCCGGCGCAAGAACTTCATCCCGCCGGACAAGTTCCCTTACCAGACCCCGGTGGCCCTCCAGTATGACAGCGGCAATTACGAAGGCGCCTTGAACAAAGCCCTGGAGATTGTCAATTACAAAGCGCTGCGCCGGCAGCAGGAGGAGCTCCGCCAGCAGGGCCGTTACATCGGCATCGGCTTCTCCTGTTACATTGAGGCCTGCGGCATCGCCCCCTCCCAGGTGGTGGGCTCCCTGGGCGCCCAGGCCGGCCTCTGGGAGAGCGCCCTGGTCCGGGTGCACCCCACGGGCAAAGTAACCGTCTACACCGGCTCCCACACCCACGGCCAGGGCCACGAGACGGCCTTCGCCCAGATCGTGGCCGACGAGCTGGGCATCCCCATCGAGGATGTGGAGATCGTCCACGGAGACACGGGGAGCGTCCCCTTCGGGATGGGCACCTACGGCAGCCGCAGCGCCCCGGTGGGCGGCAGCGCCATCGTCCTGAGCCTCCAGAAGATCAAGGAGAAGGCCCGCAAGATCGCCGCCCACCTGCTGGAGGCCGCCGAGGAGGACGTGGTCTTCGAGGACGGCAAGTTCTACGTGAAGGGCGTGCCCGACCGCTTCAAGACCTTCCAGGAGGTCGCCCTCCAGGCCTATCTCGCCCACAACTACCCGCCGGGCCTGGAGCCCGGGCTGGAGGCCTCCTCGTTCTATGACCCCAAGAACTTCACCTTCCCCTTCGGCACCCACATCTGCGTGGTGGAGGTGGACCCGGAGACCGGGAAGGTGAAGATCCTGCGCTACGTGGCGGTGGACGACGCCGGACGCATCATCAACCCGCTGATCGCCGAAGGACAGGTCCACGGGGGCATCGCCCAGGGCGTCGGCCAGGCCCTGCTGGAGGGCGCCGTTTACGACGAGAACGCCCAGCTGCTCTCCGCCTCTATGTTGGACTACGCCCTCCCGCGGGCCGACGATCTGCCGTCCTTCGAGATCGACCACACCGTGACCCCGTGCCCGCACAACCCGCTGGGGGTGAAGGGCATCGGGGAGACCGGGACCATCGCCGCCACCGCCGCCGTGGTCAACGCGGTGATGGATGCCCTGGCGCCCTTCGGGATCCGCCACATCGACATGCCGCTCACGCCGGAGAAGATCTGGCGGGCCATCCGGGAGGCCCGCCCCGCATAG
- a CDS encoding (2Fe-2S)-binding protein codes for MKVPVTVTVNGQVYQREVEPRMLLVHFLRDVLGLTGTHVGCDTSQCGACVVLMDGKAVKSCTVFAVQADGSQITTIEGLARDGQLHPLQEGFWEMHGLQCGFCTPGMILSAYDLLQRNPNPTDEEIRHALEGNYCRCTGYHNIVRAVRYAAEKLRVQA; via the coding sequence ATGAAAGTTCCGGTGACGGTCACGGTGAACGGTCAGGTTTACCAGCGGGAGGTGGAGCCCCGGATGCTCCTGGTTCATTTCCTCCGGGACGTCCTGGGGCTGACCGGGACCCACGTGGGGTGCGACACCAGCCAGTGCGGCGCCTGCGTGGTCCTGATGGACGGCAAGGCGGTGAAGTCATGCACAGTCTTCGCCGTCCAGGCCGATGGATCCCAGATCACCACCATCGAGGGCCTGGCGCGGGATGGCCAGCTCCACCCGCTCCAGGAGGGCTTCTGGGAGATGCACGGCCTCCAGTGCGGCTTCTGCACCCCCGGCATGATCCTCTCCGCCTACGATCTGCTCCAGCGCAACCCCAACCCCACCGATGAGGAGATCCGCCACGCCCTGGAGGGCAACTACTGCCGGTGCACCGGCTATCACAACATCGTCCGGGCCGTGCGCTACGCGGCGGAGAAGCTCCGCGTGCAGGCCTGA
- a CDS encoding CoxG family protein has protein sequence MRLQGSYRFPTAIDRVWGALMNPQVIARLLPGVERLEPVGDNVYEAEMRLGIGPISGRYKARITLSEIDPPNHYRIRIQAQGPQGTVDANGTIDLTADEAGTVMHYEGEAKVTGLLMSLGARLLEPTAQMLVNQGLKNLEALLTTA, from the coding sequence ATGCGGCTTCAGGGATCCTATCGGTTCCCGACGGCGATCGATCGGGTGTGGGGAGCACTGATGAACCCTCAGGTCATCGCCCGTCTGCTGCCGGGCGTGGAGCGGCTGGAGCCGGTGGGAGACAACGTCTATGAGGCGGAGATGCGCCTCGGGATCGGACCCATCAGTGGCCGCTACAAAGCCCGCATCACCCTCTCCGAGATCGATCCTCCGAATCATTATCGCATCCGCATCCAGGCCCAGGGTCCCCAGGGCACGGTGGATGCGAACGGGACCATCGACCTCACCGCCGATGAAGCGGGCACCGTCATGCACTATGAGGGCGAGGCCAAGGTGACCGGGCTGCTGATGAGCCTGGGCGCCCGGCTCCTGGAGCCCACGGCCCAGATGTTGGTGAACCAGGGGCTGAAGAATCTGGAAGCCTTGCTGACCACTGCCTAA
- a CDS encoding SOS response-associated peptidase, translating to MCGRYTIFTAPQRLMERFRAEWPEGPWQPRYNAAPTQSLPVLLNDGTRRIRLLRWGLIPHWAEDPAIGNRLINARAETLTQRPSFREAFYRRRCLVLADGFYEWQRTPHGRIPYWIGLKDREPFAFAGLWDRWEGPDGQVIESFTIITTAANERVAPIHDRMPVILLPEHEEVWLDESAGPAAWRAALRPYPADRMIAYPVSPRVNTPHVDDPMLIQPHPTP from the coding sequence ATGTGCGGACGGTACACGATCTTCACGGCGCCGCAGCGGCTGATGGAGCGGTTCCGAGCGGAGTGGCCGGAGGGGCCGTGGCAACCCCGTTACAACGCCGCCCCCACCCAGTCCCTGCCTGTGCTCCTCAACGACGGGACCCGGCGGATCCGTCTGCTGCGCTGGGGGTTGATCCCCCACTGGGCGGAGGACCCGGCCATCGGGAACCGGCTGATCAACGCCCGGGCGGAGACTCTGACCCAGCGCCCCAGCTTCCGGGAGGCCTTCTACCGGCGGCGATGCCTGGTGCTGGCCGACGGCTTCTATGAATGGCAACGCACCCCCCACGGGCGTATCCCCTACTGGATCGGCTTGAAAGACCGGGAGCCCTTCGCCTTCGCCGGGCTGTGGGACCGCTGGGAAGGGCCGGACGGACAGGTCATCGAGAGCTTCACCATCATCACCACAGCCGCTAACGAGCGGGTCGCTCCGATCCACGACCGCATGCCCGTCATCCTCCTCCCGGAGCACGAGGAGGTCTGGCTGGACGAATCCGCCGGGCCCGCCGCCTGGCGGGCGGCCCTGCGCCCCTACCCCGCCGACCGGATGATCGCCTACCCCGTCTCCCCCCGGGTCAACACCCCCCACGTGGATGACCCCATGCTCATCCAGCCCCATCCGACCCCCTGA
- a CDS encoding metallophosphoesterase family protein, translated as MRILVLSDVHANLEALEAVLADAGSWDALWFLGDLVGYGPDPVACIDRLQVLAAVALAGNHDWGVLGRIPLRTFNPAARWVLEWTREELPPRQVEYLMGLPPQTEREGLTLTHGSPRAPIWEYILDPYTAWENLQALPTRIGLFGHTHVAVAYHVPDREKPHLHIVKPRYDEPIDLTSGWWLLNPGSVGQPRDGDPRAAYAILDLEAMTWTFRRVPYPIAETQAKMRRLGFPPFLIERLAYGE; from the coding sequence ATGCGCATCCTGGTGCTCTCGGACGTCCACGCGAACTTAGAGGCGCTGGAGGCGGTGCTGGCGGACGCGGGGTCGTGGGACGCCTTGTGGTTCCTGGGGGATCTGGTGGGCTACGGGCCGGACCCCGTGGCGTGCATCGATCGCCTCCAGGTCCTGGCGGCCGTCGCCCTCGCCGGCAACCACGACTGGGGCGTCCTCGGGCGGATCCCCTTGCGCACATTCAACCCGGCGGCCCGCTGGGTGCTGGAGTGGACCCGGGAGGAGTTGCCGCCGCGCCAGGTCGAATACCTGATGGGTCTCCCGCCCCAGACCGAACGCGAGGGCCTCACCCTGACCCACGGCAGCCCCCGCGCCCCGATCTGGGAATACATCCTGGATCCTTACACCGCCTGGGAGAACCTCCAGGCGCTCCCCACGCGCATCGGGCTGTTCGGCCACACCCACGTGGCCGTCGCCTACCATGTTCCTGATCGCGAGAAGCCCCACCTGCATATCGTGAAGCCCCGCTACGACGAGCCCATCGACCTCACCTCGGGCTGGTGGCTCCTCAACCCAGGCAGCGTCGGCCAGCCCCGGGACGGCGACCCCCGGGCCGCCTACGCCATCCTGGACCTGGAGGCGATGACCTGGACGTTCCGGCGGGTCCCCTACCCCATCGCTGAGACCCAGGCCAAGATGCGCCGCCTGGGGTTCCCTCCCTTCCTAATCGAACGCCTGGCCTATGGCGAATAG